One region of Polynucleobacter sp. SHI8 genomic DNA includes:
- a CDS encoding ATP-binding cassette domain-containing protein, whose amino-acid sequence MVNISLSNISIRKQGRLVLDIPQIDLPCHRITAIIGPNGAGKSMLLKTIAGLIKQPEFQISTSAKQLGIVLSQTPFIKMSVLDNLLFLRDVQPSLSVTQVHHALKIFLLDHLRDQPATKLSTGEKQRLAIARAYLMGSDLLILDEPTASLDPQSTSLIESKVNELAQTGIRFLIASHDFAQVKRISDHIIFVKDGKIVETGPTELFFSAPTTQAAKEFITTHL is encoded by the coding sequence ATGGTTAATATTTCTCTGAGTAATATCTCGATTCGTAAACAAGGTCGTCTTGTACTAGATATTCCGCAAATCGATCTACCTTGTCATCGTATTACAGCCATCATCGGCCCCAATGGGGCAGGTAAATCGATGCTTTTAAAGACGATTGCAGGCTTAATTAAGCAACCTGAATTTCAGATATCTACTTCAGCTAAGCAGCTCGGTATTGTTTTATCGCAAACACCATTTATAAAAATGTCTGTACTGGACAATCTTCTTTTTCTAAGAGACGTGCAACCCAGTTTAAGTGTTACTCAAGTCCATCATGCTTTGAAAATATTTTTATTAGATCATCTAAGAGATCAGCCTGCGACCAAACTATCTACGGGTGAAAAACAACGTCTAGCTATTGCGAGGGCATATCTGATGGGATCAGATTTATTGATTCTAGATGAGCCAACGGCGAGTCTTGATCCGCAATCAACTTCATTAATTGAATCCAAAGTAAATGAGTTAGCACAAACGGGCATACGCTTTTTAATTGCGTCCCATGATTTTGCTCAAGTCAAACGCATCAGTGATCACATCATATTTGTCAAAGATGGCAAGATTGTTGAGACGGGTCCAACGGAATTATTTTTTTCTGCGCCAACTACCCAAGCAGCAAAAGAATTTATCACGACTCATCTTTGA
- a CDS encoding gamma carbonic anhydrase family protein produces the protein MAIYQLGDLVPKIHEDAYISPEATIIGNVTIGAFSSVWPGVVIRGDNDAITIGTGTSIQEGTVLHIDEGCPLKIGNNVTIGHQVMLHGCTIEDGALIGIQAVVLNNAVIGKNCLVGAGAVVTEGKEFPAGSLIIGAPAKVARELSPENVARLETSAKHYIERASSFKKNLKKIG, from the coding sequence ATGGCAATATATCAATTAGGTGATTTAGTTCCAAAGATTCATGAAGATGCATACATTTCCCCTGAAGCAACGATCATTGGAAACGTAACGATTGGAGCATTTTCTTCTGTATGGCCAGGAGTAGTCATTCGTGGCGATAACGACGCAATCACGATAGGAACGGGCACAAGTATTCAAGAAGGCACTGTGTTGCACATTGATGAAGGATGTCCTTTGAAGATTGGTAATAACGTCACGATCGGGCATCAAGTGATGCTGCATGGCTGCACCATTGAGGATGGAGCTTTGATTGGTATTCAAGCGGTTGTTCTGAATAATGCTGTAATTGGTAAAAATTGCCTAGTGGGTGCAGGCGCGGTTGTCACTGAAGGCAAAGAGTTTCCCGCAGGATCTTTGATCATTGGGGCTCCAGCTAAAGTTGCTAGAGAACTCAGCCCAGAAAATGTTGCCCGACTTGAGACTAGTGCGAAACACTACATTGAACGCGCAAGTTCATTTAAAAAGAATCTTAAAAAAATAGGTTAA
- the ilvD gene encoding dihydroxy-acid dehydratase: MSKDNSPINRRSRNITEGVARAPNRSMYYAMGYQEEDFGKPMIGVANGHSTITPCNSGLQVLADAAVEALEAGGANSQIFGTPTISDGMGMGTEGMKYSLISREVIADSIETCVNGLWQDGVIVIGGCDKNMPGGMMAMARTNVPSIYVYGGTIKPGHYKGRELNIVSAFEAVGEFTSGRLSAEDLKGIEQNSCPSSGSCGGMYTANTMSSAFEALGMSLPYSSTMSNIDEEKRQSAAESARVLIEAVKNNLRPRDIITKKSIENAVSVIMAVGGSTNAVLHFLAITSAADVEWTIDDFERIRRKVPVLVDMKPSGKYLATDLHLAGGIPQVMKILLDGGLLHGDCITITGKTIAEVLKDVPSTPRSDQHVIRPLSNPIYAEGHLAILKGNLSPEGCVAKISGLKNPSITGPARVFDSEDDAMAAIMANKITHGDIVVIRYEGPKGGPGMREMLSPTSALVGQGFGETVGLITDGRFSGGTWGMVVGHVSPEAYMGGTIALVEEGDSITIDAHQLLIQLNLPEEAIAKRRAKWVKPKPRYTRGILAKYAKLASSASLGAVTDLNLNLDQD, encoded by the coding sequence ATGTCCAAAGACAATAGCCCCATCAACCGTCGTTCACGAAATATTACTGAAGGAGTTGCACGCGCTCCAAATCGCTCCATGTACTACGCCATGGGTTACCAAGAAGAAGATTTTGGCAAGCCAATGATTGGTGTTGCCAATGGGCACTCCACCATTACTCCTTGTAATAGTGGTCTTCAAGTGCTTGCTGATGCTGCTGTGGAGGCGCTAGAAGCTGGCGGAGCAAATTCGCAAATATTTGGAACTCCTACTATTTCTGATGGTATGGGTATGGGTACCGAGGGCATGAAATATTCTTTAATTTCTAGAGAAGTAATTGCCGACAGTATCGAAACCTGTGTCAATGGCTTATGGCAAGATGGTGTCATTGTGATTGGCGGTTGCGATAAAAACATGCCAGGCGGCATGATGGCGATGGCAAGAACAAATGTTCCAAGTATTTACGTTTATGGTGGAACGATTAAACCAGGTCATTACAAAGGCCGTGAACTCAATATTGTTTCCGCGTTTGAGGCCGTTGGCGAATTTACTTCTGGTCGTCTAAGTGCAGAAGATTTAAAGGGTATTGAACAAAACTCCTGCCCAAGTAGTGGTTCTTGTGGTGGTATGTATACCGCCAATACCATGAGCTCAGCTTTTGAAGCTCTCGGTATGAGCTTACCTTATTCTTCTACGATGTCGAATATTGATGAGGAAAAAAGACAGAGTGCGGCAGAGTCTGCAAGGGTTTTAATCGAAGCCGTAAAGAATAATCTTCGTCCACGCGATATTATTACTAAAAAATCCATCGAAAATGCCGTGTCAGTCATTATGGCTGTAGGTGGTTCAACCAATGCTGTACTCCACTTTTTAGCCATCACCAGTGCTGCTGATGTCGAGTGGACGATTGATGATTTTGAAAGAATTCGTCGTAAAGTTCCGGTTCTTGTTGACATGAAACCGTCAGGTAAGTATTTAGCGACCGATTTACATCTTGCAGGTGGTATTCCGCAGGTCATGAAAATACTTCTTGATGGCGGCTTATTACATGGTGATTGCATCACCATTACTGGCAAAACCATTGCCGAAGTATTAAAGGATGTTCCTTCTACTCCGCGCAGTGATCAACACGTTATTCGCCCTCTGAGCAATCCAATCTATGCGGAAGGTCATCTCGCAATTTTGAAAGGTAATCTTTCTCCAGAGGGTTGTGTAGCTAAGATTAGTGGTCTAAAAAATCCCAGCATTACTGGTCCAGCACGGGTATTTGACTCTGAGGATGATGCAATGGCTGCCATCATGGCGAATAAAATCACTCACGGTGATATCGTTGTGATTCGTTATGAAGGTCCTAAAGGTGGTCCTGGTATGAGAGAAATGCTCTCTCCAACATCGGCACTTGTTGGTCAAGGTTTTGGTGAAACTGTAGGGCTCATTACCGACGGTCGCTTCTCTGGTGGTACTTGGGGTATGGTGGTTGGTCATGTCTCACCTGAGGCTTACATGGGAGGAACCATTGCTTTAGTAGAGGAAGGTGACTCGATTACGATTGATGCCCATCAACTCCTTATTCAACTTAATCTTCCCGAGGAAGCAATTGCGAAAAGAAGAGCAAAATGGGTCAAACCAAAGCCACGTTACACCCGTGGGATCTTAGCAAAGTATGCCAAGCTAGCTAGCTCCGCAAGTCTTGGAGCAGTTACTGACCTGAATTTAAATTTAGATCAAGATTAA
- a CDS encoding copper chaperone PCu(A)C, with protein MLKLNKLLIIVASLLVMTIAHAQTKVGNLQIMKPMARSTAPGQSISSAYLTVENKGSTADRLVAVSYARAKEVQLHEMKMDGDKMMMRQITGIEIPANASVELKPGGYHLMLMGLESPIKDGEQIKMTLQFEKSGKVDVLFPSHAMGGMKMH; from the coding sequence ATGTTGAAATTGAATAAGCTGTTAATCATTGTTGCAAGTTTGCTTGTCATGACGATTGCGCACGCGCAAACTAAAGTAGGTAATTTGCAAATTATGAAGCCGATGGCAAGATCGACAGCTCCTGGCCAATCGATCAGTAGCGCTTATTTGACGGTTGAGAATAAAGGTTCTACTGCAGATCGATTAGTAGCTGTCAGTTATGCTCGAGCAAAAGAAGTGCAGTTACATGAAATGAAGATGGATGGCGACAAAATGATGATGCGCCAAATCACGGGTATTGAAATTCCTGCGAACGCTTCAGTTGAATTAAAGCCTGGAGGCTATCATTTAATGTTAATGGGCTTAGAAAGTCCAATTAAAGATGGTGAGCAAATAAAAATGACTCTCCAATTTGAAAAATCTGGCAAGGTCGACGTCCTATTCCCAAGTCATGCAATGGGTGGCATGAAGATGCATTAA
- the crcB gene encoding fluoride efflux transporter CrcB, with protein MFNSILAISLGASLGALLRWSLGLILDSMYVAISIGTIAANLIGGYLIGIAIAFFAMHTELSPQWRLLVITGFLGGLTTFSSFSAEVTRMIGEGQLGTALTTVMIHVIGSLVMTFLGIYTYQLFK; from the coding sequence ATGTTTAATTCTATTTTAGCCATCAGTCTTGGAGCGTCTTTAGGAGCCTTATTAAGGTGGTCATTGGGTCTAATATTAGATTCCATGTATGTAGCTATTTCTATCGGTACCATTGCGGCTAATCTCATTGGTGGATACCTCATTGGTATCGCAATTGCTTTTTTTGCTATGCATACTGAACTCTCACCGCAATGGCGATTGCTCGTCATCACTGGTTTTTTAGGTGGCTTGACCACTTTTTCTTCATTTTCAGCTGAAGTCACTAGAATGATTGGGGAGGGTCAGTTAGGCACTGCCCTAACAACCGTCATGATTCACGTTATAGGTTCATTAGTAATGACATTTTTGGGTATTTATACCTACCAACTTTTCAAATAA
- a CDS encoding serine/threonine-protein kinase: MFSLFQSASPYSIDIEAVDDIFQTGKIVDNFRIGNEVHRGGMATLKEAFTDENEEPILLKIPRVGKDQPVENLICFETELTILRSLNSPYVPRFIKGGNLAKTPYIAMSRIPGVALEKILIEKKQFSIEETITIALNLLKALQNLHAQEVIHLDLKPDNILVDDNHEVYLIDFGLAHHSRYPDLLAEEMRKGIGSAPYISPEQIVGVREDSRSDIFAFGVIVYEMLTGELPFDNPQTLNGLKKRFWAQARPLRSVRADIPPWLQEIVLRCLEPFAKDRYQSATHLRQLLREPSSIKLTERSERLAPLSTWENMKRWFRVAGYEPSPILRSEIIYEQAPLMVAAIDVSGENEQMFDRMQRAASNIMKVFPEGRISCISIITSTPTFEGDREIDSASGQFRRHLVRLKDWAKPLNMSEERISYHVFEASDSAAKIVEFSKDNDAAVILLGASRFIPNRVVPWRSIMTKVIEEAHCSVHIVRI; the protein is encoded by the coding sequence ATGTTTTCCCTATTCCAATCAGCTTCACCCTATTCGATTGATATCGAAGCGGTGGATGATATTTTTCAAACAGGCAAAATTGTCGACAATTTTCGAATAGGCAATGAAGTTCATCGGGGTGGGATGGCTACTCTGAAAGAAGCCTTTACCGATGAAAATGAAGAGCCGATTCTTCTTAAAATACCCCGCGTTGGAAAAGATCAACCTGTGGAAAATCTCATTTGCTTTGAAACTGAATTAACTATTTTGAGATCTCTCAATAGTCCCTATGTGCCACGCTTTATTAAGGGTGGCAATTTAGCAAAAACACCTTACATCGCAATGTCAAGAATTCCAGGAGTCGCTTTAGAAAAGATTCTGATTGAAAAAAAACAATTTTCTATTGAAGAAACTATAACCATTGCCCTGAATTTATTAAAGGCCCTTCAAAACTTACACGCTCAAGAAGTGATTCATTTAGATTTAAAACCCGATAATATTCTAGTAGATGACAATCATGAGGTCTATCTAATTGATTTTGGTCTAGCCCATCATTCAAGGTATCCAGACTTATTAGCGGAGGAGATGCGAAAAGGAATCGGTTCTGCACCTTATATTTCTCCCGAACAAATCGTGGGTGTGAGAGAGGACTCAAGAAGTGATATTTTTGCTTTTGGGGTAATCGTTTATGAAATGCTCACGGGCGAATTACCCTTTGATAATCCACAAACACTAAATGGTCTAAAAAAACGTTTTTGGGCGCAAGCAAGGCCTCTCAGATCTGTTCGCGCGGATATACCTCCTTGGTTGCAAGAAATCGTATTACGATGTTTAGAGCCTTTTGCGAAAGATCGTTACCAAAGTGCCACCCATCTTCGTCAACTCCTCAGAGAACCAAGTAGTATCAAATTAACAGAGCGATCGGAACGTTTGGCACCTCTTTCCACTTGGGAAAACATGAAACGCTGGTTTCGTGTTGCTGGTTATGAACCTTCGCCCATATTAAGAAGTGAAATTATTTACGAACAAGCACCCCTAATGGTCGCAGCCATCGACGTCAGCGGAGAAAATGAACAGATGTTTGACAGAATGCAGCGCGCAGCTTCAAACATCATGAAAGTTTTTCCTGAAGGACGTATTTCTTGTATCAGCATTATCACGAGCACTCCTACTTTTGAGGGAGATCGTGAGATTGACTCCGCAAGTGGACAATTTCGTCGACACTTAGTAAGGTTGAAGGATTGGGCCAAGCCCCTTAATATGTCGGAAGAGCGTATTTCTTATCATGTATTTGAAGCATCAGATTCAGCGGCAAAAATTGTCGAATTTTCCAAAGATAATGACGCCGCTGTTATCCTATTAGGAGCAAGTCGTTTTATACCAAACCGAGTTGTTCCGTGGCGCTCCATCATGACTAAAGTCATTGAAGAGGCTCATTGTAGTGTTCATATTGTCAGAATTTAA
- a CDS encoding metallophosphoesterase family protein, with product MTNSRIAFFADVHSNLEALEACLDHARQQGAEKFVFLGDLVGYNANPIEVLERVMQLISLGQAVAIRGNHDTACFENYKDRMNPIAHMAIEWTISKLSDEHIEFLQNLPLIHHEEDRCYVHASAYQPEAWHYVTDGLSAWRSAESSGKIYTFSGHVHEQALYYQSSVGKLICFTPHPGDGVPTGRHRRWVAIAGSVGQPRDNNPKANYLLFDAENECTYFHRVSYNHVLTADKIMSVGLPEDLSKRLLKGL from the coding sequence ATGACGAATTCACGAATTGCATTTTTTGCTGATGTCCATAGTAACTTAGAGGCTCTTGAGGCTTGTTTAGATCATGCACGTCAACAAGGTGCTGAAAAATTTGTGTTTTTAGGTGATTTAGTAGGATACAACGCTAATCCAATTGAAGTTCTAGAGCGTGTGATGCAACTGATCAGTTTGGGACAGGCGGTTGCGATTCGAGGTAATCACGATACCGCGTGTTTTGAAAACTATAAAGACCGTATGAACCCAATCGCTCATATGGCAATTGAGTGGACGATCTCCAAGTTATCAGATGAACATATTGAGTTTTTGCAAAACTTACCACTGATTCACCATGAGGAGGATAGATGCTATGTTCATGCCTCGGCATACCAACCAGAAGCTTGGCATTATGTTACGGATGGTTTATCCGCTTGGCGAAGTGCTGAATCATCTGGAAAAATTTATACATTTTCTGGACATGTACATGAGCAAGCCCTTTACTATCAAAGCTCGGTTGGTAAATTAATTTGTTTTACTCCACACCCTGGAGATGGTGTACCAACCGGCCGCCATCGTCGCTGGGTCGCCATTGCTGGCTCTGTTGGGCAACCAAGAGACAACAACCCAAAAGCTAATTATCTGTTATTTGATGCAGAAAATGAATGTACTTATTTTCATCGAGTATCCTACAACCATGTCTTAACTGCCGATAAAATTATGTCGGTAGGACTCCCTGAGGATCTTTCTAAAAGACTCTTAAAAGGTTTATAA
- a CDS encoding NAD(P)/FAD-dependent oxidoreductase, with product MKTFDVVVIGAGAAGLFCAGTAGQLGKSVLLIDHAEHLGEKIRISGGGRCNFTNLHTTHQHFLSLNPHFVKSALARYSSKDFIALVEKYGIPFHEKHQGQLFCDESAKDLIEMLLSECQKGEVQIEHPIKVEQVTYKDGQWEVHTNQDTFNTKNLVIATGGLPVPAIGASDFAMQIAKQFQMKVIEPRPALVPLAFTSQIFSAIEDFAGLSTKVSISAGQSKERYGKGSFVEDLLITHKGLSGPAVLQASSYWIEGQEIHVTWTDQTALEDLFEQETSRMKTLDQLLIEFLPARLAKEFAKQLGLHSKKWVEVSKKSRQNVIDLICHWQVKPAGTLGWNKAEVMLGGVDTKELDSKTLMSRKYPGLFFIGECVDVTGHLGGHNFQWAWSSGYACAHSLL from the coding sequence GTGAAAACTTTCGATGTGGTTGTGATTGGAGCTGGTGCTGCGGGTTTGTTTTGTGCGGGAACGGCTGGTCAGCTTGGAAAGTCGGTACTTCTGATTGATCATGCAGAGCATCTTGGTGAAAAAATTCGTATTAGTGGCGGTGGAAGATGCAATTTCACGAATTTGCATACTACTCACCAACATTTTTTATCATTAAACCCTCATTTTGTTAAAAGTGCTTTAGCGCGTTATTCCAGTAAAGACTTTATTGCGCTTGTTGAAAAATATGGAATTCCTTTTCATGAAAAGCACCAAGGGCAGTTGTTTTGCGATGAGTCTGCTAAAGATTTGATTGAGATGTTGCTCAGCGAGTGTCAAAAGGGTGAAGTACAAATTGAACACCCTATCAAAGTAGAGCAAGTAACATATAAAGACGGTCAATGGGAAGTACATACCAATCAAGATACTTTTAATACTAAAAATTTAGTCATTGCTACGGGGGGCTTGCCTGTTCCCGCAATTGGGGCAAGTGATTTTGCCATGCAAATTGCTAAACAATTTCAAATGAAAGTTATTGAACCAAGACCAGCCTTAGTGCCCTTGGCGTTTACGTCCCAAATTTTCTCAGCCATTGAAGATTTTGCAGGATTAAGTACCAAAGTGAGTATATCTGCAGGTCAGTCAAAAGAGAGATATGGCAAAGGCAGTTTTGTGGAAGATTTATTGATTACGCACAAGGGCTTATCTGGCCCTGCGGTATTACAAGCCAGTTCTTATTGGATAGAGGGTCAAGAGATACATGTTACTTGGACAGATCAAACCGCTTTAGAAGATTTGTTTGAGCAGGAGACCTCAAGAATGAAAACGCTTGATCAATTATTAATTGAGTTTTTACCGGCTAGATTAGCCAAAGAGTTTGCAAAACAATTAGGATTGCATAGCAAAAAATGGGTAGAAGTTTCTAAAAAATCTCGACAAAATGTCATTGATCTCATTTGTCATTGGCAGGTGAAACCAGCAGGAACTTTGGGTTGGAACAAGGCTGAGGTCATGCTTGGCGGAGTTGACACTAAAGAACTGGATAGCAAAACCTTGATGTCCAGAAAATATCCAGGGCTATTTTTTATTGGAGAGTGTGTTGACGTCACTGGACATTTGGGTGGGCATAATTTTCAATGGGCATGGTCAAGTGGATATGCCTGCGCTCACAGTCTTCTCTAG
- a CDS encoding antibiotic biosynthesis monooxygenase: MILEIADITIQAGKNAEFDIAIEKGVREVISGAEGFRNFKIQKGIENPQRYLLMIEWETLDNHMVDFRNSPAYAKWREIVGPFFAGPPVVEHFTLLTQ; this comes from the coding sequence ATGATTTTAGAAATCGCAGATATCACCATCCAAGCTGGCAAAAACGCTGAGTTTGATATTGCTATCGAGAAGGGTGTTCGTGAAGTTATTTCAGGAGCAGAAGGATTTAGAAATTTCAAAATCCAAAAAGGGATAGAAAATCCACAGCGCTATTTACTCATGATTGAGTGGGAAACTTTAGATAATCATATGGTTGACTTTCGAAACTCCCCAGCTTATGCAAAATGGCGTGAGATTGTTGGTCCATTCTTTGCGGGTCCTCCAGTCGTCGAGCATTTCACATTACTGACTCAGTAA
- a CDS encoding pseudouridine synthase has product MEKIRISKLLSEQGLCSRREADLYIEQGLVTVDGEVITELGSRAFAHQKIELKKEAKLAQAARITILLNKPVGFISHLDEDKEYEPAVALITPDRFFRTHLDANKNAKVNTRGLAPAGRLDIDSTGLLVLTQDGRIAKQIIGEHSNIEKEYLVRVEGSIDHTGLAMLCHGLSLDGVALQPAKVSWQNENQLRFVLREGRKRQIRRMCEMVGLHVIGLKRIRIGQITLGNLPLGQWRFLRPNEKF; this is encoded by the coding sequence GTGGAAAAAATACGAATATCTAAATTACTCTCTGAACAAGGCCTCTGCTCTCGAAGAGAAGCAGATTTGTACATTGAACAAGGGCTCGTCACTGTTGATGGTGAGGTTATAACCGAACTCGGCTCAAGGGCTTTTGCTCATCAGAAAATTGAGCTTAAAAAAGAAGCCAAGCTAGCCCAAGCGGCAAGAATTACGATTCTGTTGAATAAACCTGTTGGTTTTATCTCTCATTTAGATGAAGATAAAGAATATGAGCCGGCCGTTGCTTTAATTACCCCAGATCGTTTTTTTAGAACGCATCTAGATGCCAATAAGAACGCGAAAGTCAATACTAGGGGATTAGCTCCAGCGGGTCGATTGGATATTGACTCCACGGGTTTATTAGTCCTTACTCAAGATGGTCGTATCGCCAAACAAATTATTGGGGAACACAGCAATATTGAAAAAGAATATTTGGTTCGCGTAGAGGGATCTATCGACCATACGGGTCTTGCCATGCTTTGTCATGGCCTTTCATTAGATGGTGTGGCACTCCAACCAGCAAAAGTCAGTTGGCAAAATGAAAATCAATTGCGCTTTGTTTTGCGCGAAGGTCGAAAACGTCAAATCCGTCGCATGTGTGAAATGGTTGGTTTGCATGTCATTGGCTTAAAAAGAATTCGGATTGGTCAAATCACTCTTGGCAACTTACCTCTAGGGCAATGGCGCTTTCTTCGTCCAAATGAGAAATTTTAG
- a CDS encoding TIGR00730 family Rossman fold protein, with protein MMMKNICVFCGSRPGIDPNFATWAYALGTQIANNNQTLVFGGGGGGLMGILAQGALEANGQVIGIIPNQLQVQEALVANLSKVYFVQTMGERKQLMDQFSDAYIIIPGGIGTLDELFDVWATAQTGFHTKPIILANWSGYYDGLLSFLHQCVQNGFMSTSHFEKIQVVNSQEELLQALSPHLEKTVSAGIST; from the coding sequence ATGATGATGAAAAATATTTGTGTTTTTTGTGGTTCAAGGCCTGGAATAGACCCTAATTTTGCAACGTGGGCTTATGCCTTAGGCACCCAAATTGCGAATAATAATCAGACACTTGTCTTCGGTGGGGGTGGCGGGGGCCTCATGGGAATTCTTGCTCAAGGTGCTCTCGAAGCAAATGGCCAAGTGATTGGCATTATTCCAAATCAACTACAAGTTCAAGAAGCTTTAGTAGCAAATCTTAGTAAGGTCTACTTCGTACAAACGATGGGTGAGCGTAAACAACTCATGGATCAATTTTCTGATGCTTACATCATTATTCCAGGCGGTATAGGCACTTTAGATGAATTATTCGATGTTTGGGCAACAGCACAAACTGGGTTTCATACTAAACCTATTATTCTTGCCAATTGGTCAGGATATTACGATGGCTTATTGAGCTTTCTTCATCAGTGTGTACAAAATGGTTTTATGTCTACTTCTCATTTTGAAAAAATTCAAGTAGTCAACTCTCAAGAAGAGTTATTACAAGCCCTCTCCCCTCATCTAGAGAAGACTGTGAGCGCAGGCATATCCACTTGA
- a CDS encoding sulfurtransferase, whose amino-acid sequence MFLNISTYRFCELENLDNLREQLLEQCLIKELKGTILIAPEGINMFLAGKENHIREFFKWLNQFPELANIVTKDSWSEYQPFKKMLVKVKDEIIRMNHPTIQAFKKRAPSVSAKKLKEWLSQGCDDAGKPIVLLDTRNAFEVEYGTFKDAIHLNIEKFSEFPQALAQEIEQLKNKTVVSFCTGGIRCEKANLLMQEIGLDNTLQLDGGILKYFEDVGQDFYEGGCFVFDNRIALDPELSEHPLENAPRRNY is encoded by the coding sequence TTGTTTTTAAATATCTCAACTTATCGCTTTTGTGAGCTAGAAAATCTCGATAATCTTCGAGAACAACTCTTAGAGCAGTGTTTAATCAAAGAATTAAAAGGAACTATATTGATTGCCCCAGAGGGAATCAATATGTTTTTGGCTGGAAAAGAGAATCATATTCGTGAATTTTTTAAGTGGCTGAATCAATTTCCAGAATTAGCAAATATCGTCACAAAGGATAGCTGGTCAGAGTACCAGCCTTTTAAAAAAATGCTCGTCAAGGTCAAAGACGAAATCATACGGATGAATCATCCAACGATTCAAGCGTTTAAAAAAAGAGCTCCAAGTGTCAGTGCAAAAAAATTAAAGGAGTGGCTATCTCAGGGTTGTGATGATGCTGGCAAACCCATTGTTCTTTTAGATACGCGTAATGCTTTTGAAGTGGAATACGGCACCTTCAAGGATGCCATTCATTTAAATATAGAAAAATTTAGTGAATTTCCGCAAGCACTTGCGCAAGAAATAGAACAGCTGAAAAATAAAACCGTTGTTAGCTTTTGTACAGGTGGGATTCGTTGCGAAAAAGCCAATTTATTGATGCAAGAAATCGGTCTTGATAATACGCTGCAACTCGACGGTGGCATCTTAAAATATTTTGAAGATGTGGGTCAAGATTTTTATGAGGGTGGATGCTTTGTTTTTGACAACCGCATCGCTCTTGACCCTGAGCTTTCTGAGCATCCTTTAGAGAATGCTCCTCGCCGTAATTACTGA
- a CDS encoding ABC transporter permease produces the protein MWDTIYKAFVLVFDLDPEVWNIAFTSILVSSSALIVGVILGLPIGAFLAIANFPGKKWCIAFVNTFMSVPTVVIGVLIYLLLSRSGPLGDFSLLFTKTGMIIAQSCLTIPIIAAVSRQIIGDAWQIHQDTFSALQFKLRYRVKWILWDSRFSLIIVILLGFSRAISEVGAVMIVGGNIAQHTRTLTTAIALETSKGDLVLSLSLGIVLLMIVFVINVISHFLKVSAEKKYG, from the coding sequence ATGTGGGATACGATTTATAAAGCGTTTGTACTCGTTTTTGATCTCGATCCTGAGGTTTGGAATATTGCGTTTACCTCGATCTTGGTGAGCTCCTCAGCACTTATCGTTGGTGTCATCTTAGGACTTCCAATTGGAGCATTTTTAGCTATCGCTAATTTTCCTGGAAAAAAATGGTGTATTGCTTTTGTCAATACCTTCATGAGTGTGCCTACTGTCGTTATTGGCGTCCTAATCTATTTACTTTTATCCAGAAGTGGTCCTTTAGGTGATTTCAGTCTTTTATTCACTAAAACTGGCATGATTATTGCGCAATCTTGCTTAACGATTCCAATCATTGCCGCTGTTTCAAGACAAATTATTGGTGACGCTTGGCAGATTCACCAAGATACTTTTTCTGCTTTGCAATTTAAGTTACGTTATCGTGTGAAATGGATTCTTTGGGACTCAAGATTTTCACTGATTATCGTTATCCTTCTTGGGTTTAGCCGAGCAATTTCAGAAGTTGGCGCTGTGATGATTGTTGGCGGTAATATTGCCCAACATACGCGTACTCTAACGACTGCTATCGCATTAGAAACGAGTAAAGGTGACCTAGTTCTTTCTTTATCCTTAGGTATCGTTCTATTAATGATTGTTTTCGTCATCAATGTCATATCTCACTTTTTAAAAGTGAGTGCTGAGAAAAAATATGGTTAA